In the genome of Monodelphis domestica isolate mMonDom1 chromosome 2, mMonDom1.pri, whole genome shotgun sequence, one region contains:
- the LOC130456872 gene encoding zinc finger protein 239-like yields the protein MLENAWNLLSVEREIRPEMKLMATEVSLSVKEMNLQRFISDCPNNFAFREFCVAPQNSSHIEHQGIHAGEKSSEGNQCRKTFMHRAILVVHQRMHSLKKPYECNQCGKTFRWSSDLAQHQRIHTEEKPYECKQCGKAFSRSSYLAQHQRIHTGEKPYECKQCGKTFRWSSVLAQHQRIHTGEKPYECKQCGKTFSQSSYLAQHQRIHTGEKPYECKKCGKTFRLRSDLAVHQRVHTGEKPYECKQCGKTFNQRSHLTVHQRIHSGEKPYECKKCGKTFSQSSYLAQHQRIHTGEKPYECKQCGKTFSQSSYLAEHQRVHTGEKPYECKQCGKTFSQRSHLTVHQRIHSGEKPYECKKCGKTFSQRSKLAQHQRIHTREKP from the exons atgctggagaatgcctGGAACCTGCTCTCTGTAG aaaGAGAGATCAGACCTGAAATGAAGCTGATGGCAACAGAGGTGAGCCTCTCTGTGAAGGAAATGAACCTACAAAGATTCATTAGTGATTGTCCCAATAACTTTGCTTTCAGAGAATTCTGTGTTGCACCTCAAAATTCATCTCATATTGAACATCAAGGAATTCATGCTGGGGAAAAATCTAGTGAAGGTAATCAGTGCAGAAAGACTTTTATGCATAGGGCCATTCTTGTggtacatcagagaatgcactctcttaagaaaccttatgaatgcaaccaatgtggaaagacGTTCAGATGGAGCTCCGATCTTGctcagcatcagagaatccacactgaggagaaaccttatgagtgcaagcaatgtggaaaggcattcagtcgGAGCTCATACcttgctcaacatcagagaatccacactggggagaaaccttatgaatgcaagcaatgtggaaagacattcagatgGAGTTCCGTCCTTGCtcagcatcagagaattcacactggggagaaaccttatgaatgtaagcaatgtggaaagacattcagtcagagctcataccttgctcaacatcagagaatccacactggggagaaaccttatgaatgcaagaaatgtggaaagacattcagattGAGATCcgatcttgctgtacatcagagagtccacactggagagaaaccttatgaatgtaagcaatgtggaaagacattcaatcaGAGGTCCcatcttactgtacatcagagaatccactctggggagaagccttatgaatgcaagaaatgtggaaagacattcagtcagagctcataccttgctcaacatcagagaatccacactggggagaaaccttatgagtgtaagcaatgtggaaagacattcagtcagagctcataccttgctgaacatcagagagtccacactggggagaaaccttatgaatgtaagcaatgtggaaagacattcagtcagaggtcccatcttactgtacatcagagaatccactctggggagaaaccttatgaatgcaagaaatgtggaaagacattcagtcagaggtcAAAActtgctcaacatcagagaatccacaccaGGGAGAAACCTTAA